A single region of the Pontimicrobium sp. SW4 genome encodes:
- a CDS encoding DNA topoisomerase IV yields MKYFYVIILFIFLSSCYQIERNCTNYKTGSFESTITIDSIDYTSVFTRTDKLQIETFENKTDSANVRWINDCEVVFKTINPKSMAEQKDIHLKILSTTDSSYTFEYSYVGETTKQKGIAKKIN; encoded by the coding sequence ATGAAATATTTCTATGTAATCATTTTATTTATATTCCTTTCTAGTTGCTATCAAATTGAAAGAAACTGTACAAATTATAAAACAGGATCGTTTGAAAGCACTATTACTATTGATAGTATTGATTACACATCTGTTTTTACAAGAACAGATAAGCTTCAAATTGAAACTTTTGAAAACAAAACTGACTCTGCAAATGTAAGATGGATTAATGACTGCGAAGTGGTTTTTAAAACCATAAACCCAAAAAGCATGGCAGAACAGAAAGACATTCATTTAAAAATATTATCTACTACAGATTCCTCATACACTTTTGAGTATTCGTATGTAGGCGAAACAACAAAACAAAAAGGAATTGCTAAAAAAATAAATTAG
- a CDS encoding helix-turn-helix transcriptional regulator, which produces MINSKNFTIRLQQIIDYYSLSASSFADKIGVQRSSISHILSERNKPSLDFVMKILSSFPDVDLYWLLNGKGTFPKNIENKPENSNVIDKENLLLDSLSSNSTDIDRIVIFFKDGTYKNYKN; this is translated from the coding sequence ATGATAAACTCTAAAAATTTCACCATAAGGCTGCAACAAATTATAGATTATTATAGTCTATCTGCCTCTTCTTTTGCAGATAAAATTGGTGTGCAGCGTTCTAGCATTTCTCATATATTATCTGAGAGAAATAAACCTAGTTTAGATTTTGTTATGAAAATACTCTCCTCCTTTCCAGACGTTGATTTGTATTGGTTGCTAAATGGTAAAGGCACTTTTCCGAAGAATATTGAAAACAAACCCGAAAATAGCAATGTGATAGATAAAGAAAATTTATTGCTGGATTCTCTTAGTTCAAATTCTACTGATATTGACAGGATTGTTATTTTTTTTAAAGATGGTACATATAAAAACTATAAGAATTAG
- a CDS encoding DUF6624 domain-containing protein, whose product MKTIYSTILMLILFFNISHGQNEMKNYGHLINDAENLFKKREYKKSAKKYEEAFSVYGGKGGIDDRYNFAKSYAMSGDYDNAFFHLFKLSKATEHYGLSNIGKVKDDVAFKSLHKKKRWAELLNIINKNVEVLGVNLDTELVTLLDSIFEDDQKYRKAYIDVVTQQGRESAESKKIFDKMKLIDSVNLRKVKKILDSRGWLGADLVGDKGVTTMFLVIQHADSQTQRKYLPMIREAFINGKIPANRLAYLEDRVAIGQGKKQIYGTQIGSDPEINASYVLPLIDPKNVDKRRATIGLETLQQYLSNFNITWNVEEYIEELPNIERKFKNQRELNHKN is encoded by the coding sequence ATGAAAACAATTTATTCAACTATTTTAATGCTTATTCTCTTTTTCAATATTTCTCATGGTCAAAATGAAATGAAAAATTATGGACATCTTATAAATGATGCTGAAAACTTGTTTAAAAAAAGAGAGTATAAAAAATCCGCAAAAAAATACGAAGAAGCATTTAGTGTTTATGGAGGAAAAGGAGGTATAGACGATAGATATAATTTTGCAAAATCTTATGCTATGTCAGGAGATTATGATAATGCATTCTTTCATTTATTTAAACTTTCAAAAGCTACAGAGCATTATGGCCTGAGCAATATTGGAAAAGTAAAAGATGATGTAGCTTTTAAATCTTTGCATAAAAAAAAGCGTTGGGCTGAACTCTTGAATATTATTAATAAAAATGTAGAAGTGCTTGGAGTTAATTTAGATACTGAATTAGTAACTCTTTTAGATTCTATTTTTGAAGATGATCAAAAATATAGAAAGGCATATATTGATGTAGTAACCCAACAAGGGAGAGAATCTGCTGAATCTAAAAAGATTTTTGACAAAATGAAACTTATAGACTCCGTTAATTTAAGAAAAGTTAAGAAGATTCTAGATAGTAGAGGTTGGTTAGGAGCCGATCTTGTTGGGGACAAAGGTGTAACTACAATGTTTTTGGTGATTCAACATGCAGATTCTCAAACTCAAAGGAAGTATTTACCAATGATAAGAGAAGCGTTTATAAATGGGAAAATACCAGCAAATCGATTAGCATATTTAGAAGACAGAGTTGCTATTGGGCAAGGGAAAAAACAAATATATGGAACCCAAATCGGTAGTGACCCAGAGATAAATGCATCATATGTTCTTCCTTTGATTGATCCAAAAAATGTTGATAAGAGACGTGCGACTATAGGACTTGAAACTTTGCAACAATATCTTTCAAATTTTAATATAACCTGGAATGTTGAAGAATATATTGAAGAGTTACCAAATATCGAAAGGAAATTTAAAAATCAAAGAGAACTAAATCATAAGAATTAA
- a CDS encoding winged helix-turn-helix transcriptional regulator — MAKFRLDEIDHQILDMLIDNTRIPFTDIAKKLLISAGTVHVRVKKMEDAGIIKGSSLTLDYQKLGYSFIAYVGVFLQNTSQTKFVLERINDIPYITVAHITTGKFNIFCKIRAKDTTHAKDVIFMLDDIEGVYRTETMISLEESINDKKRLMHSIFNDL, encoded by the coding sequence ATGGCTAAATTTAGATTAGACGAAATAGATCATCAAATTCTTGATATGTTAATTGACAACACAAGAATTCCTTTTACAGATATTGCAAAAAAATTATTGATTTCGGCTGGAACTGTTCATGTTAGAGTTAAGAAAATGGAAGATGCTGGAATTATTAAGGGGTCATCTTTAACTTTAGATTATCAAAAACTAGGGTATTCATTTATTGCTTATGTTGGGGTATTTCTTCAAAATACTTCTCAAACAAAGTTTGTTCTAGAACGTATTAACGACATTCCATATATTACAGTTGCACATATAACTACAGGTAAGTTTAATATTTTCTGCAAAATTAGAGCAAAAGATACCACGCATGCAAAAGACGTTATTTTTATGTTAGATGATATCGAAGGGGTTTATAGAACCGAAACGATGATTTCATTGGAGGAAAGTATCAATGACAAGAAGCGTTTAATGCATTCAATATTTAATGATTTATAG
- a CDS encoding DinB family protein, which translates to MSKYLNTEEFNSYYSTYINLVEQEDIVASLQQNLKEMLSFYKSIPEDKWSFSYAKGKWTIKEIMQHLLDTERIFAYRALCFSRKDNVELPGYDQDEYLEHSKANSRNKESLIEEYISIRNATISLFKSFLKEMFMHIGVASNSPLSVRAAGYIIVGHERHHCNVIKERYL; encoded by the coding sequence ATGTCAAAATATTTAAACACAGAAGAATTTAACAGCTACTATAGCACATATATTAATTTAGTAGAACAAGAAGATATAGTAGCTTCACTTCAACAGAATTTAAAAGAGATGTTATCTTTTTACAAGTCTATTCCAGAAGACAAATGGTCGTTTTCTTATGCAAAAGGAAAATGGACCATTAAGGAGATTATGCAACATTTATTAGACACTGAAAGGATTTTTGCTTACAGAGCATTATGTTTTTCACGAAAAGATAATGTTGAGCTTCCAGGGTATGATCAAGACGAATATTTAGAGCATTCTAAAGCTAATTCTAGAAATAAAGAGAGCTTGATTGAAGAATACATATCTATTAGAAACGCAACAATTTCGTTGTTTAAAAGCTTTTTAAAAGAAATGTTTATGCATATTGGTGTTGCAAGCAATAGTCCACTATCGGTAAGAGCTGCTGGGTATATAATTGTTGGCCACGAAAGGCATCATTGCAATGTGATTAAAGAACGCTATCTATAG
- a CDS encoding proline dehydrogenase family protein, whose amino-acid sequence MSRTRIFDNTEIAFQLKSDSELERAYFLFKMISVQPLVRIGTAATNFALKANLPVEKLIRSTVFDHFCGGVNEHDCQEVIDKMFDKGVSCVLDYSVEGKETEAQFDAVMNKTCELIEFAHTKDAMPIAVFKPTGLGRFLLYQKKTEGIDLTPSETEEWNRVVARYHKICKLGKDRDVEILIDAEESWMQDAADDLLEDLMRLYNTEKPIVYNTLQLYRWDRLDYLKSLHERAKEQNFKLGFKIVRGAYMEKERERAVSKGYDSPICRDKTTTDDNFDKTLAYILENIEDISVFIGTHNEESSYLAMDLMEKYNISKNDNRVWFGQLYGMSDHISYNLASQGYNVAKYVPFGPVKDVMPYLIRRAEENTSVAGQTNRELNLLKQERKRRKL is encoded by the coding sequence ATGTCAAGAACTAGAATTTTTGATAATACCGAAATTGCTTTTCAGTTGAAGAGTGATTCCGAGCTTGAAAGAGCTTATTTTTTGTTTAAAATGATATCTGTTCAACCTTTAGTTAGGATTGGTACAGCAGCTACAAATTTTGCTTTAAAGGCTAATTTGCCTGTAGAAAAGCTAATTAGGTCAACAGTTTTTGACCATTTTTGTGGTGGCGTTAATGAACATGATTGTCAAGAAGTAATCGATAAGATGTTCGATAAAGGCGTATCGTGTGTTTTAGATTATTCGGTTGAAGGTAAAGAAACAGAAGCGCAGTTTGACGCTGTTATGAACAAAACCTGTGAACTCATAGAATTTGCTCATACAAAAGATGCAATGCCAATTGCAGTGTTTAAGCCAACAGGATTGGGGCGATTTCTTCTATACCAAAAAAAGACAGAAGGTATTGACTTAACTCCATCCGAAACGGAAGAGTGGAATAGAGTAGTAGCACGTTATCATAAAATATGCAAGTTAGGAAAAGATAGAGATGTTGAGATTTTAATTGATGCTGAAGAAAGTTGGATGCAAGATGCCGCCGACGATTTACTCGAAGATTTAATGAGGTTATATAATACTGAAAAACCAATTGTTTATAATACGTTACAGCTTTATAGATGGGATAGGTTAGACTATTTAAAATCACTACATGAACGAGCAAAAGAGCAAAATTTTAAACTAGGATTTAAAATAGTGCGTGGTGCTTATATGGAAAAAGAAAGAGAACGTGCAGTAAGCAAAGGATATGATTCTCCTATATGCAGAGATAAAACCACTACTGATGATAATTTTGATAAAACATTAGCCTATATTTTAGAGAATATAGAAGATATCTCCGTATTTATTGGAACACATAATGAAGAGAGTTCGTACCTAGCTATGGACTTAATGGAAAAATACAATATATCGAAAAATGATAATCGTGTTTGGTTTGGACAATTATATGGTATGAGTGACCACATTAGTTACAATTTAGCTAGCCAAGGCTATAACGTGGCTAAATATGTGCCTTTTGGACCCGTAAAAGATGTGATGCCTTATCTGATTAGAAGAGCAGAAGAAAATACGTCAGTTGCTGGACAAACTAACAGAGAGCTTAACTTACTTAAGCAAGAAAGGAAACGAAGAAAACTATAA
- a CDS encoding class I SAM-dependent methyltransferase, protein MKLDRTKHWETVYETKNPNQVSWTQEIPKTSLEFIHSFGLEKTAKIIDIGGGDSKLVDYLLAEGFENITVLDISAKALEKAKSRLGEKAKKISWVVSDITEFKPNTTYDIWHDRATFHFLTTNEQVAKYMETAKKSVNGYLTIGTFSKNGPNKCSGLEIKQYNEQELTSELKNGFEKLKCVNENHLTPFGTTQNFLFCSFRRQLN, encoded by the coding sequence ATGAAATTAGATAGAACGAAACATTGGGAAACAGTTTATGAAACTAAAAACCCAAATCAAGTAAGTTGGACTCAAGAAATACCTAAAACTTCACTTGAATTTATACACTCATTTGGACTTGAAAAGACTGCCAAAATAATTGACATAGGTGGTGGAGACAGCAAACTTGTGGATTATCTGCTCGCCGAAGGATTTGAAAACATAACAGTTTTAGACATTTCTGCGAAAGCACTTGAAAAGGCAAAAAGCCGTTTAGGTGAAAAAGCAAAAAAAATAAGTTGGGTTGTAAGCGATATAACGGAGTTTAAACCAAATACAACTTATGACATTTGGCACGACAGAGCTACATTTCATTTTTTGACAACGAATGAACAAGTTGCAAAATATATGGAAACAGCAAAAAAATCTGTAAATGGCTATTTGACAATTGGAACGTTTTCTAAAAATGGCCCCAATAAATGTAGCGGACTTGAAATAAAGCAGTACAATGAACAAGAATTAACCTCTGAATTAAAAAATGGTTTTGAAAAGTTAAAGTGTGTAAACGAAAACCACTTAACACCATTTGGTACAACGCAGAATTTTCTATTTTGTAGTTTTAGGAGGCAATTAAATTAA
- a CDS encoding M14 family zinc carboxypeptidase: MLNHSSLHSEFERYKTESLFHRYITNRHIESVLKRLPKSFEVSVIGQSVNDLPIYGIKLGSGDKRVLMWSQMHGNESTTTKACFDLLQYLMINKGILKCCTLYVIPILNPDGAKAYTRLNANGVDLNRDAQDLTQPESVVLKSIFERFKPNFCFNLHGQRTIFSAGSTNNSATVSFLAPAQDPECTVTENRKVAMELIASMNKMLQNNIPNGVGIYDDAFNINCVGDTFQSHNVPTVLFEAGHFKDDYAREEVRKFIFGSLLVALDTISINEHLGTQFKPYFDIPQNQKLFYDIIIRNANVLIDSKEEVLDIAIQYEEVLMGEKVHFIPRIKDFGDLSKYFSHKEINANNKRVVLGENRALRSESVIDFITIDNELFSLKTTNN, encoded by the coding sequence ATGCTAAATCATTCTTCTTTACATTCAGAATTTGAGCGCTATAAAACGGAGTCTCTTTTTCATAGATATATTACCAATAGACACATTGAGTCAGTATTAAAAAGATTGCCTAAAAGTTTCGAAGTTTCTGTCATTGGACAATCGGTTAATGACTTGCCTATTTATGGTATTAAGCTTGGAAGTGGTGATAAGCGTGTTTTAATGTGGTCACAAATGCATGGAAATGAATCGACAACGACTAAAGCGTGCTTTGATTTGCTGCAATATCTCATGATAAATAAGGGTATATTAAAGTGTTGTACACTTTATGTTATACCTATTTTAAATCCAGATGGAGCAAAAGCTTATACACGTTTAAATGCCAATGGTGTTGACCTTAATAGAGATGCACAAGATTTAACGCAGCCCGAAAGTGTCGTACTAAAGAGTATTTTTGAAAGGTTTAAACCAAATTTTTGCTTCAATTTGCATGGTCAAAGAACTATTTTTAGTGCAGGAAGCACCAATAACTCAGCTACGGTTAGCTTTTTGGCTCCAGCACAAGATCCGGAATGTACTGTTACAGAGAATCGTAAAGTTGCTATGGAATTAATAGCAAGCATGAATAAGATGCTGCAAAACAATATTCCTAATGGTGTTGGTATTTACGATGATGCTTTTAATATTAATTGTGTTGGAGATACATTTCAAAGCCATAATGTGCCTACAGTATTATTTGAAGCAGGTCACTTTAAGGATGATTATGCTAGGGAAGAGGTGAGAAAGTTTATTTTTGGTTCATTATTAGTAGCGTTAGACACGATTAGTATAAATGAACATTTAGGAACTCAGTTTAAGCCTTATTTTGATATTCCACAGAATCAAAAACTGTTTTATGACATTATTATTAGAAATGCTAATGTCTTAATTGATTCAAAAGAAGAAGTTTTAGATATAGCAATTCAGTATGAAGAAGTGTTAATGGGTGAGAAGGTACATTTTATCCCTAGAATTAAAGATTTTGGAGATCTTTCTAAGTATTTTTCGCATAAAGAAATTAACGCAAACAATAAGCGAGTGGTACTAGGAGAAAACAGGGCTTTACGTAGTGAAAGTGTAATTGATTTCATTACCATTGATAATGAATTATTCTCATTAAAAACAACAAATAACTAA
- the aroB gene encoding 3-dehydroquinate synthase gives MESILTQEYAIHFNSTCYDKLNSYINESNFSKIFVLVDTNTHEHCLSYFLAQLNTSKNFEIIEIDAGEVNKTIDTCVGVWDALSNLDGDRKSLLINLGGGVVTDLGGFVASCFKRGIAFINVPTSLLAMVDASIGGKTGVDLGTLKNQIGVINCSDMVLVDTKFLETLPQNEMRSGLAEMLKHGLIQDEAYWHKMSDLSKFTLDDLDQLIYESIIIKKNVVTEDPNENGLRKTLNYGHTLGHAIESYCLSNDEKETLLHGEAIAIGMVLATYISHKKFDFPYKKLQNIKSTIRNIYGLVELTQDDYLAIIELMKFDKKNTHGNVNFVLLEDIGKSKIDCKVENALILEAFDYYKSN, from the coding sequence ATGGAATCAATCTTAACCCAAGAGTACGCAATACATTTTAATTCAACTTGTTACGACAAACTAAATAGTTATATTAACGAATCTAATTTTTCAAAAATATTTGTATTAGTGGATACAAATACGCATGAACATTGCTTGAGTTATTTTTTAGCACAATTAAATACTTCAAAAAACTTCGAAATTATTGAAATAGATGCTGGAGAAGTTAATAAAACGATTGATACTTGTGTTGGTGTTTGGGATGCTTTATCTAATCTAGATGGCGATAGAAAGTCACTTTTAATTAATCTAGGTGGTGGTGTTGTTACAGACCTTGGTGGTTTTGTAGCTTCGTGTTTTAAACGAGGAATAGCCTTTATTAATGTTCCTACATCCTTATTAGCTATGGTTGATGCGTCAATTGGTGGAAAAACTGGTGTTGACCTTGGTACTTTAAAAAACCAAATAGGTGTTATTAATTGTAGTGACATGGTACTAGTTGATACTAAATTTCTTGAAACCTTACCCCAAAATGAAATGCGTTCTGGCTTAGCAGAAATGCTGAAACATGGCTTAATTCAAGATGAAGCTTACTGGCATAAAATGAGTGATTTATCAAAATTCACGCTTGATGATTTAGACCAATTGATTTACGAATCTATTATTATAAAAAAGAACGTCGTAACCGAAGACCCAAATGAAAATGGTTTAAGAAAAACCTTAAACTATGGTCATACCCTAGGACATGCAATAGAATCGTACTGCCTAAGTAATGATGAAAAAGAAACATTACTACATGGTGAAGCAATTGCCATTGGAATGGTATTGGCTACTTATATTTCACATAAGAAGTTTGACTTTCCTTATAAAAAACTGCAAAACATAAAATCTACAATTAGAAATATTTACGGACTTGTAGAATTAACTCAAGATGATTACTTAGCAATAATTGAGCTCATGAAATTTGACAAAAAAAACACCCATGGAAATGTGAATTTTGTACTTCTTGAGGATATTGGAAAATCTAAAATAGATTGTAAAGTAGAAAACGCACTTATTTTAGAGGCTTTCGATTATTATAAATCTAACTAA
- a CDS encoding TerC family protein: MLDFLLTSDAIMALLTLTFLEIILGIDNIVFISIAANKLPENQRGRVTNIGLLLAMAQRVILLFFVSFLIGLSKPFYIFENNWLHLALSWQSIILFTGGLFLIYKSTSEIREKVETPSHDKDVVKGKKIKSFSQAIVQIMIIDFIFSIDSILTAVGMTNGLSTNHNYNLVLMVIAVVISIIIMIGFANPIRKFIDAHPSIQMLGLAFLILIGFMLITEAAHLSHTSLFGNEVGAIPKGYLYFAIAFSLFVEFLNYRITKKKKE, encoded by the coding sequence ATGCTAGATTTTCTACTTACTAGTGATGCTATAATGGCATTGTTAACTCTAACCTTTTTAGAGATTATTCTAGGTATTGATAATATTGTGTTTATTTCTATAGCAGCTAATAAACTACCTGAAAATCAAAGAGGTAGAGTAACTAATATTGGATTGCTATTAGCAATGGCGCAACGTGTTATATTACTGTTTTTTGTTTCTTTTTTAATTGGTTTATCCAAGCCCTTTTATATTTTCGAAAACAATTGGCTACATCTAGCATTAAGTTGGCAAAGTATTATTCTATTTACTGGAGGCTTGTTTTTAATTTATAAAAGCACTTCTGAAATTCGAGAGAAAGTAGAAACTCCTTCACACGACAAGGATGTTGTGAAAGGAAAAAAAATAAAATCATTTTCGCAGGCCATTGTGCAAATAATGATTATTGACTTTATTTTTTCTATTGATTCTATTTTAACAGCAGTAGGAATGACCAACGGTTTATCTACCAACCATAATTACAATTTAGTACTCATGGTAATTGCTGTAGTAATTTCTATTATCATTATGATTGGCTTTGCTAATCCAATACGTAAGTTTATAGATGCGCACCCAAGTATACAAATGTTAGGTTTAGCATTTTTAATACTAATTGGCTTTATGCTAATCACCGAAGCTGCACATTTATCGCACACATCGTTATTTGGAAACGAAGTTGGTGCCATACCAAAAGGGTACTTATATTTTGCTATTGCATTCTCTTTATTTGTAGAGTTTTTGAATTATAGAATTACTAAAAAGAAAAAAGAATAA
- the bla gene encoding subclass B1 metallo-beta-lactamase yields the protein MTKLLLALFLLSGSTFISCKESSSKQKANTENTKSDSVDSLTIYQTENLIIKKLSNHIYEHISYLNTDDYGKVGCNGMLVINENKGIVFDTPTDNKSSLELIDFVANRLKTKIIAIIPTHFHEDCIGGIEEFEKHNIQTYATRQTIELLKSNGQNFSKPIKEFDNRQTLNIGNKKVYAEYFGEGHTKDNIIGYFPEDNAIFGGCLIKKVGASKGYLEDANTGKWSETVRKIKFKYPKTKIIIPGHGKSGGTELFDYTIELFELK from the coding sequence ATGACAAAACTTTTATTAGCACTCTTTCTTCTTTCAGGATCAACCTTTATTTCGTGCAAAGAATCATCATCAAAACAAAAAGCTAATACCGAAAACACTAAATCAGATTCAGTCGATAGTTTGACAATCTATCAAACCGAAAATTTGATAATTAAAAAACTATCAAATCATATCTATGAACATATTTCATATCTAAATACGGACGATTATGGAAAAGTAGGCTGTAATGGAATGTTAGTTATAAATGAAAATAAAGGAATTGTTTTTGACACGCCAACGGACAACAAAAGTTCATTAGAATTAATAGATTTTGTTGCTAATAGACTTAAAACCAAAATAATAGCTATTATTCCAACTCATTTTCACGAAGATTGTATTGGTGGAATAGAGGAATTTGAGAAACACAATATTCAAACATACGCTACTCGTCAAACTATAGAACTACTTAAAAGTAATGGTCAAAATTTCTCTAAACCAATTAAAGAATTTGATAATAGACAAACTTTAAACATTGGCAACAAAAAGGTATATGCAGAATACTTTGGAGAAGGACATACCAAAGATAATATCATAGGATATTTCCCAGAGGACAATGCTATTTTTGGTGGATGTTTGATTAAAAAAGTTGGGGCAAGTAAGGGTTATTTAGAAGATGCCAACACGGGCAAATGGTCTGAAACTGTTCGCAAAATCAAATTTAAATATCCAAAAACAAAAATCATAATTCCAGGACACGGAAAATCAGGAGGAACGGAATTATTTGATTACACAATTGAATTATTTGAATTAAAATAG
- a CDS encoding GNAT family N-acetyltransferase — protein sequence MISNPFTSQTYGSIWTKHFSNDEEINSFDAVNGVKFVKDKRFPFYVNVGKNQTNGMTYQLDSTASNFKNKTVLIHDVLSYLQEEQNTKNSRIKVKIIPQYKGLYANLSEVKSIDEVMVSCFSSKSRSRFRGRIRQIETNFNISQKVYFGDIDKADYLEKMDVLKSFIVSRFEQRNEHNSVVPLWGFYVDLIYPLILEKKVVFNVINDGEVPIAMSINFVYDDMVAIAIRSFDISHYKYNIGNLEIYKLIEWCIDNNINILDFSKGKADYKDRWSDKLYAFECHVIYDSKSLISILTANSISFLYRTKQYLRDKNINLWYTKVKFKIKKLLGK from the coding sequence ATGATTAGCAACCCATTTACTTCGCAAACTTATGGATCTATATGGACAAAACATTTTTCTAATGACGAGGAGATTAATTCATTTGATGCTGTTAATGGTGTAAAGTTTGTTAAAGATAAGCGCTTCCCTTTTTACGTAAATGTTGGAAAAAACCAAACCAATGGAATGACCTATCAATTGGATAGTACAGCTAGTAATTTTAAAAATAAAACTGTATTAATTCACGATGTTCTAAGTTATTTACAAGAAGAGCAGAATACTAAGAATAGCCGAATCAAGGTTAAAATAATACCTCAATATAAGGGCCTATATGCTAATTTATCTGAAGTTAAGAGCATCGATGAAGTTATGGTTTCTTGCTTTAGTTCAAAAAGCAGAAGCAGGTTTAGAGGTAGAATTAGGCAAATAGAAACTAACTTTAATATTTCACAAAAAGTATATTTTGGAGATATAGATAAAGCTGATTATTTAGAGAAGATGGATGTTCTAAAAAGCTTTATTGTTAGCAGATTTGAACAACGAAACGAACATAATAGTGTAGTGCCTTTATGGGGTTTTTATGTAGATTTAATTTATCCGTTAATATTAGAAAAAAAAGTTGTTTTTAATGTTATTAATGATGGTGAAGTTCCTATTGCAATGTCTATAAACTTTGTTTACGATGATATGGTTGCAATTGCCATTAGATCATTCGATATAAGCCATTATAAATACAATATTGGAAATCTAGAAATCTATAAACTTATTGAATGGTGTATTGACAATAATATTAACATCTTAGATTTCTCTAAGGGTAAAGCAGACTATAAAGATAGATGGTCCGATAAACTATATGCCTTTGAATGTCATGTTATTTACGATTCCAAATCATTGATATCTATTCTAACAGCAAATAGCATTAGCTTTTTATATAGAACAAAACAATACCTTAGAGATAAAAATATTAATTTATGGTATACTAAGGTAAAGTTTAAGATTAAAAAGCTACTAGGAAAATAA